The Acidicapsa acidisoli genome window below encodes:
- a CDS encoding methyltransferase translates to MSTPTEWWQAYIGDCGCEKPSKLSQLLAETIPIEPRTKKLLDMGCGTGIIGLYCLLEKKASSVTFIEILHEWIDITRANVSLKIKEGAITPSQVNVVDAMPFDRISPEVVAQHDMVVFNLPQFPEDFVSPSELSEIGADPIRAKYRLAGRDGLKMARDFSQWYACLRQPKPDAVFVLWSILGKRQIAEALKADGFQWKIIQETPIPLKPEFSRVAAEFFQDAEEKDNRMLARDGDGWTIHVLTIRLTDI, encoded by the coding sequence GTGAGTACTCCGACGGAATGGTGGCAAGCCTACATCGGCGATTGTGGTTGTGAGAAACCATCCAAGCTTTCCCAACTTCTGGCAGAAACCATTCCCATCGAACCGCGTACAAAAAAGCTATTGGATATGGGCTGCGGCACCGGGATTATCGGTCTCTACTGCCTTCTTGAGAAGAAGGCCAGCTCTGTCACCTTCATTGAAATTCTGCATGAATGGATTGACATCACTCGCGCCAACGTCAGTCTTAAAATTAAGGAAGGCGCCATTACTCCATCACAAGTCAATGTCGTGGATGCAATGCCCTTCGATCGAATTTCCCCGGAGGTCGTTGCCCAACACGATATGGTTGTTTTCAACCTCCCGCAGTTTCCCGAGGACTTTGTGAGCCCAAGTGAATTGTCCGAAATCGGAGCCGATCCTATTAGGGCCAAGTACCGTTTAGCGGGACGGGACGGGTTAAAGATGGCGCGTGACTTCTCCCAGTGGTATGCCTGTCTCAGACAGCCAAAGCCTGACGCCGTATTCGTCCTGTGGTCGATCCTTGGCAAGCGACAAATCGCAGAAGCGCTCAAAGCAGACGGTTTCCAATGGAAGATTATTCAGGAGACGCCGATTCCTCTCAAGCCTGAGTTTTCTCGCGTTGCTGCGGAATTCTTTCAGGATGCAGAAGAAAAAGACAACAGAATGCTTGCAAGGGATGGGGACGGCTGGACGATCCACGTGTTAACAATCAGGCTCACGGACATCTGA
- a CDS encoding dicarboxylate/amino acid:cation symporter, producing MSSPLRVFLSLLLGAFLGYACKRSPFPLLHDIPTLIELLARLFINAILVCVIPLVTTSLIAGCAVTNPAKLGRLAGRSLAIMLFYLVASAVFAGGIAFALFHYLSQVIGRAAIATATSSIPAGAAPTVGSFLLGLVPANIFKAAQDGALLPLVLSSVALGIAISHLPDSQRVLLTRFFRALADGFTILIGGILKTVPIGVFCLSVGLGASVGVGGARWLLSYVVAMCFTTAIFIPVILYPSIAIFSSLSIPEFIRASAPAQAIAFTSRSSLAALPASYKAGHDSLKLSDDAGAFFFPFAASIFHVGGCIEQMVGVSFLAGFYGVSFSSAQFAALALNAIAVSMTAPGIPGGAIIVMSPMLASAGIPLEGMAMLLAVDTLPDMFRTTLTVSCWLGAASLLNPRGQSEAIEGAFAASDVREPDC from the coding sequence ATGAGTTCCCCCCTTCGCGTCTTTCTGTCCCTGCTCCTCGGTGCTTTTCTGGGATACGCGTGTAAACGCAGCCCCTTCCCCCTGCTGCACGATATCCCTACTCTGATTGAGCTTTTGGCGCGATTATTCATCAATGCGATCCTGGTTTGCGTCATTCCGCTCGTGACCACCAGCCTCATAGCTGGATGCGCCGTCACCAACCCTGCCAAACTCGGCCGTCTCGCAGGCAGATCGCTAGCCATCATGCTCTTCTACCTTGTCGCATCAGCTGTTTTTGCGGGGGGGATTGCATTTGCTCTCTTTCACTATTTGTCACAAGTCATTGGCCGCGCGGCCATTGCCACCGCCACATCTTCTATCCCAGCCGGCGCGGCTCCCACAGTCGGCTCCTTCCTCCTGGGCCTCGTGCCCGCCAACATTTTCAAGGCCGCTCAGGACGGGGCCCTTCTTCCTCTGGTTCTTTCTTCCGTTGCACTGGGCATCGCCATTTCGCACCTTCCAGACTCTCAGCGCGTCCTTCTCACCCGTTTCTTCCGCGCGTTGGCAGATGGCTTCACCATCCTTATTGGTGGCATTCTCAAAACGGTTCCGATTGGAGTATTTTGTCTTTCCGTAGGCCTCGGTGCAAGCGTTGGAGTAGGTGGCGCGCGCTGGCTTTTGAGCTATGTGGTTGCCATGTGCTTCACCACCGCGATTTTCATCCCAGTTATTCTCTATCCCAGTATCGCGATCTTCAGCTCATTGAGCATTCCGGAATTTATCCGAGCGAGCGCTCCGGCGCAGGCGATTGCTTTTACTTCGCGCTCCTCGCTCGCTGCCCTGCCTGCTTCGTACAAGGCAGGGCACGACAGCCTCAAGCTTTCAGATGACGCCGGCGCTTTTTTCTTCCCCTTCGCCGCATCTATCTTCCACGTGGGCGGCTGCATCGAGCAAATGGTAGGGGTCTCCTTCCTGGCGGGTTTTTACGGAGTATCTTTCTCCTCCGCACAGTTCGCCGCCCTCGCTCTGAACGCCATCGCAGTTAGCATGACCGCCCCGGGCATACCCGGCGGCGCCATTATCGTTATGTCGCCCATGCTTGCCTCCGCAGGGATCCCACTTGAAGGCATGGCTATGTTACTGGCTGTCGATACCCTGCCCGACATGTTTCGCACGACGCTCACCGTCTCGTGCTGGCTAGGTGCGGCAAGCCTGCTAAACCCCCGAGGACAGTCAGAGGCAATCGAAGGCGCGTTCGCGGCTTCAGATGTCCGTGAGCCTGATTGTTAA
- a CDS encoding glucosamine-6-phosphate deaminase encodes MDIIRFKVETLQVEVHPNSESSGHAAAEYASRAICKLCMVQDLVGVVFATGASQLDTLNSLVNREEIPWEKIVGFHLDEYVDLDENHPASFRRYLRQHLTSRVPIHKFFEIDGRTPDHDSFCRAYAMKLREANPQLCLLGIGENGHLAFNDPSEADFHDPREMKVARLDSACRKQQAAEGWFRSWEEVPDRALTLTIPTIMRVPELILSVPGRRKAEIVRRTLHGAISEKCPATILRTHPNATLLLDSESAAQLNLDDLVLSVGEIRNELSRTAL; translated from the coding sequence ATGGATATTATTCGGTTTAAGGTTGAGACACTCCAGGTAGAGGTTCATCCCAACAGTGAATCTTCCGGTCATGCGGCAGCGGAGTATGCTTCCCGGGCCATTTGCAAACTGTGCATGGTTCAGGATCTTGTCGGTGTGGTTTTTGCCACGGGCGCATCGCAACTGGACACGCTGAATAGCCTGGTCAACCGGGAGGAAATTCCCTGGGAAAAGATTGTCGGCTTTCATCTTGATGAATACGTGGACCTCGATGAAAACCATCCCGCTTCGTTCCGGAGATACCTGCGCCAACACCTGACCTCGCGTGTTCCCATTCACAAGTTCTTCGAAATCGACGGCCGCACGCCGGACCACGACAGCTTTTGCCGGGCATATGCAATGAAGCTACGCGAAGCCAATCCTCAACTCTGTTTACTGGGGATCGGGGAGAACGGACATTTAGCTTTCAACGATCCCAGTGAGGCGGATTTTCACGATCCACGTGAGATGAAAGTCGCCCGGCTGGATTCTGCCTGCCGGAAACAACAGGCTGCCGAGGGATGGTTTCGGAGTTGGGAGGAGGTTCCGGATCGAGCTCTCACTCTCACGATTCCCACCATCATGCGCGTCCCTGAGCTCATTCTCTCCGTGCCCGGAAGACGCAAGGCAGAGATCGTGAGGCGAACACTCCACGGGGCAATTTCAGAGAAATGCCCAGCGACGATTCTTCGTACGCATCCCAACGCGACGCTGCTTCTCGATTCCGAATCGGCCGCACAACTGAATCTCGATGATCTGGTTCTTTCGGTTGGCGAAATTAGAAACGAATTAAGCAGAACTGCACTGTGA
- a CDS encoding Gfo/Idh/MocA family protein translates to MDGETNMVSRREFIDTLALGTAGLAISSTAKSYGQIVGSNDRLNFAILGLHIRGYSHLGALVKNSDTARVSHVCDVDRGIMATFAGVAQQELGYAPVNVQDFREILQNREVDAITIATPDHWHTPLAILALQAGKHVYVEKPCSHNPAEAVLLVQAQQKYKKCVQLGTQQRSCPHTMEAVDKIHNGLIGTPYFARAWYSSSRKGIDFGKEAPVPPQLDWDLWQGPAPRRPYHDNYQPYDWHWFKHWGTGEAGNNGVHNIDICRWALGVDYPQSVVATGGRYAMKDDQQFYDTLSVNFEYADKMITWEGRSCAAVGYMGRNSGLVVTGTTGSVMIYGDGGDGYETFDLKGKSTGVFKRDLRDPDSAHPPSQAGSRQAGAGQQRDNGDPITTAHFANFIAGIRNQEKLNAPISEGAKSTTLMLLSNISWEVKRPLKLESSTNAHIQNDPDAMKLWSREYEKGWAPRL, encoded by the coding sequence TTGGATGGAGAAACAAACATGGTTAGTAGGCGTGAATTTATCGACACACTTGCCCTTGGAACGGCCGGTTTGGCTATTTCATCCACTGCTAAGAGCTACGGTCAGATTGTGGGTTCCAACGATCGTCTCAACTTTGCAATCCTGGGTCTGCATATCCGAGGCTATTCTCATCTTGGAGCGCTCGTAAAGAATAGCGATACCGCCCGTGTCTCGCACGTTTGCGATGTGGATCGCGGTATTATGGCCACCTTCGCGGGCGTCGCACAGCAGGAGTTGGGCTATGCTCCTGTCAATGTTCAAGACTTTCGTGAAATCCTTCAGAACCGGGAGGTAGACGCGATCACCATCGCCACTCCTGACCACTGGCACACCCCTTTGGCGATTCTCGCCTTGCAGGCGGGAAAGCACGTCTATGTTGAAAAACCATGCTCGCACAATCCTGCCGAGGCAGTGCTGCTGGTGCAGGCTCAACAGAAGTATAAAAAGTGTGTGCAGTTGGGTACGCAACAGCGGTCATGCCCACATACCATGGAGGCGGTCGACAAGATACACAATGGCCTGATCGGCACACCATACTTCGCCAGGGCTTGGTACAGTTCCTCAAGAAAAGGGATCGACTTCGGGAAAGAAGCTCCCGTGCCGCCGCAGCTCGATTGGGATCTGTGGCAGGGACCCGCACCGCGGCGGCCCTATCACGATAACTATCAGCCGTACGACTGGCACTGGTTCAAGCACTGGGGCACCGGTGAAGCTGGAAACAATGGCGTACATAATATCGACATATGTCGCTGGGCGCTTGGGGTCGACTATCCGCAGAGCGTTGTAGCAACGGGCGGAAGATATGCCATGAAAGATGACCAGCAGTTTTATGACACCCTTTCAGTCAACTTTGAATACGCCGATAAGATGATTACCTGGGAGGGCAGGAGCTGCGCCGCAGTAGGGTACATGGGGCGCAATTCAGGGTTGGTAGTCACCGGAACCACCGGTTCGGTGATGATCTATGGAGATGGCGGCGATGGCTATGAAACCTTTGATCTCAAAGGGAAATCGACGGGCGTCTTCAAGCGTGACTTGCGTGACCCCGACTCTGCTCATCCGCCCAGTCAAGCGGGTAGCCGCCAGGCGGGCGCAGGACAACAGCGCGATAATGGCGATCCGATAACAACTGCCCACTTTGCCAACTTCATCGCTGGAATCCGCAACCAAGAGAAACTTAACGCGCCTATCTCCGAAGGAGCTAAATCGACTACCCTGATGCTCCTGTCGAACATCTCATGGGAAGTAAAGCGCCCCCTGAAGCTCGAATCAAGTACTAACGCACATATTCAGAACGATCCGGATGCCATGAAGCTGTGGTCGCGCGAGTACGAGAAGGGTTGGGCTCCCCGTCTCTGA
- a CDS encoding sugar phosphate isomerase/epimerase family protein, translating into MLDRRQFVRTIGLGAMAGIGGVGSQIAAAAESEGNADKSKVARLLPGNCAYSYGKDIQQGKMTLEDVILLAVEQKLAAVDMTVYYLKNTTPEYLHSLRLLAYKHGVAFSGTACRSSMVQTTADKRAAVLNEIKGWVDVTAQLGASQLRVFAGKLPDGATLQEATGWTVEGMKAACDYSGSKGIVLGLEDHQGVTQTSDVCIEIMQRVNHPYASINLDITNFIASPTQDAYAQIAACLPYASGNIHIRDHFYGDDHALVDMERVWKLFAQAGYQGYVSAEYEANFPGCLPPSTGVPKLLETIKTLCRKYSSA; encoded by the coding sequence ATGTTAGATCGTCGTCAGTTTGTCAGGACCATCGGACTCGGCGCTATGGCAGGCATCGGAGGAGTCGGATCGCAGATTGCGGCAGCCGCAGAATCGGAAGGCAATGCAGACAAATCAAAAGTTGCACGATTGTTGCCAGGCAACTGCGCTTACTCGTATGGCAAGGACATTCAACAAGGCAAAATGACGCTGGAAGATGTCATCCTACTGGCTGTTGAACAGAAGCTTGCCGCCGTCGACATGACGGTATATTACCTCAAGAACACCACCCCCGAGTATCTTCATAGCCTTCGCCTCCTGGCTTACAAGCATGGCGTGGCCTTCTCAGGAACCGCATGCAGATCAAGCATGGTGCAGACTACAGCTGACAAGCGCGCGGCTGTGCTGAACGAAATCAAGGGGTGGGTGGATGTGACGGCTCAGTTGGGTGCGTCGCAACTGCGCGTGTTTGCGGGAAAACTGCCTGATGGCGCGACCTTGCAGGAGGCCACGGGGTGGACGGTAGAGGGGATGAAGGCGGCCTGCGACTACTCGGGCTCGAAGGGGATCGTGCTGGGCCTGGAGGACCATCAGGGCGTGACGCAGACCTCCGACGTGTGCATTGAAATCATGCAACGCGTCAATCATCCTTATGCCAGCATCAATCTCGACATTACAAATTTCATCGCCAGCCCTACCCAGGACGCTTACGCGCAGATTGCCGCGTGCCTGCCCTATGCAAGCGGCAACATCCACATCCGCGACCACTTTTACGGGGATGATCACGCCCTCGTGGACATGGAGCGCGTATGGAAGTTGTTCGCACAGGCTGGGTACCAGGGTTATGTGTCGGCCGAATACGAAGCCAATTTCCCCGGCTGTCTGCCGCCTTCCACCGGCGTTCCCAAGCTGCTTGAAACCATCAAGACGCTGTGCAGGAAGTATTCAAGCGCCTGA